GGTACAATACCCATAAACAACTTTACGACGTAGGAGCCATACCACGCCTCACCCTTCAGGAGCAGGAGCTGGCCCTATTACAGGCCCGTAGAAATGTTGAAAACCAAAAAGCCCAGATTTCGTCCCTTGCAACCCAAACCCAACAGTTCCGGCAGAACATTTTGGAACTGAACCAACAAAAAGTACGAGAAGAACAACAATACCTAAATGGTTTGCGGGATGCTTTCCGGCTCCTCAAAAGCAGTATTGAGGAGTGGGAGCTCAACTACTTGCTGAAAGCCCCTGCAACGGGCGATGTGGCTTTTTTTAAATTCACCAATAGTGAACAATTTGCCCAAGCGGGCGAGGAAGTCATGACCGTTGTCCCACCCCGTACCCAGCACAGCATGCTCATCGGAAGGGCCTTCATCCCAGCAGGCAATACCGGAAAAATCCAGAACGGACAATCCGTGCGTATTCAGATGGATGCTTATCCGGCCTATGAATATGGCTATTTGATGGGGACGGTACAAACGGTTTCGCCTTTGGCACGCACAGGTTCTGTGCAAGAAACAACTGGGCGCTACATCGTACAAATCCGCTTACCACAGGAATTGATAACAACTTCCCACAAAACCTTACAGTATAAACCTGAAATGTCTGGTACTGCGGAAATCATAACAGAAGACCTACGGCTTTTAGAACGGCTCTTTGTACAACTACGCAAACTTTGGATGGAGCAAAAGTAATGGGTATCCTACCACAACACCTTAGCCGATTGCCGCCCAAAGTTTATCCTGAAGCTTTTTTGTGGTAGTGGACATTTTCTTGGCGATCGCTTCTGTGGTTTGCGACGAGGCATTGGGTTTACGACCACGCCCCATCCTCCGGCTACAAACAATCAGCTCCTAAAATTAGGCCCTTAAAAAGTTGCACCCCTACTTTAGAAAATCTTATATTGTAACGGGTAAATCTATGTAAACCCTTTACGGCTC
This region of Bacteroidetes Order II. bacterium genomic DNA includes:
- a CDS encoding HlyD family efflux transporter periplasmic adaptor subunit produces the protein MPLLETERSSEAVQDIIGKPPHWIIRWGMTVLFLLIVGTGIALWYIRYPDVLPAQVVITTADPPFSVIARSSGRVQFWVESGKAVAKETPLGVIQNPAKTNEVLDLVHVLPSIEEAVNEANPDNMPFLNPNPQLGSIQPFYSTFLQRLNEVRFYRSSRSYEPRIAAIEQQMNQQALIRNDYTRQLNLAERELGLARSRYNTHKQLYDVGAIPRLTLQEQELALLQARRNVENQKAQISSLATQTQQFRQNILELNQQKVREEQQYLNGLRDAFRLLKSSIEEWELNYLLKAPATGDVAFFKFTNSEQFAQAGEEVMTVVPPRTQHSMLIGRAFIPAGNTGKIQNGQSVRIQMDAYPAYEYGYLMGTVQTVSPLARTGSVQETTGRYIVQIRLPQELITTSHKTLQYKPEMSGTAEIITEDLRLLERLFVQLRKLWMEQK